From a region of the Chitinophaga caseinilytica genome:
- a CDS encoding LptF/LptG family permease: MKKIDWYILRKFIGTFIYSLMVLLVISVVIDITEKIDDFLEHDLSFGFVFMNYYIGFIPHIAALLFPLFIFISVIFFTSKMAYRTEIVAILSAGVSFRRFLRPYWVGAILFGGILWAANQWVVPRANRIRTTFEAKYVSAPKEHKALEDKSLRVDTNTYITFGYYDPNYRTGTSFILNRIDEQKLLYTLRAERVNYDTATKKWKLEGVTERKINGMKETFTTRQDTALKLSLEPSELIEVKNKQEAMTTPELDRYLEMEELRGAEGLNVYYVEKYRRTSAAVAVVILVLIGAILSSRKVRGGSGLHLAIGIVISATYILFMQFSTVFATKADLDPLLAAWIPNFVFAGLAFYLYLRAPK; the protein is encoded by the coding sequence ATGAAGAAGATCGACTGGTATATATTACGTAAGTTCATCGGTACCTTTATTTACTCGCTGATGGTGCTGCTGGTCATTTCCGTGGTGATCGACATCACGGAGAAGATCGACGACTTCCTGGAGCACGATCTCTCTTTCGGGTTCGTGTTCATGAACTATTATATCGGCTTCATTCCGCACATCGCGGCACTGCTGTTCCCGCTGTTCATCTTCATTTCGGTGATTTTCTTCACCTCCAAAATGGCCTACCGCACGGAGATCGTGGCCATCCTCAGCGCCGGCGTGAGCTTCCGCCGGTTCCTGCGGCCATATTGGGTAGGCGCTATCCTCTTCGGCGGCATCCTCTGGGCGGCCAATCAATGGGTGGTGCCCCGCGCCAACCGCATCCGCACCACTTTCGAAGCCAAATACGTGAGCGCGCCCAAGGAACATAAGGCTTTGGAAGACAAATCGCTCCGGGTAGACACGAATACCTACATCACCTTCGGATATTACGATCCCAACTACCGTACGGGCACCAGCTTCATCCTCAACCGTATCGACGAGCAGAAACTGCTCTACACGCTGCGCGCGGAAAGGGTGAATTATGATACCGCCACCAAAAAGTGGAAGCTGGAAGGGGTGACCGAACGGAAGATCAACGGGATGAAGGAAACGTTCACCACCCGGCAAGACACGGCGCTGAAGCTTTCGCTCGAACCGTCCGAACTGATCGAGGTGAAGAACAAGCAGGAGGCGATGACCACGCCCGAGCTCGACCGTTACCTCGAAATGGAAGAGTTGCGCGGGGCGGAAGGGCTCAATGTGTATTACGTGGAAAAGTACCGGCGGACGTCGGCCGCCGTGGCCGTGGTGATCCTGGTACTGATCGGCGCCATCCTCTCCAGCCGGAAGGTGCGGGGCGGGAGCGGGCTGCACCTGGCGATAGGGATCGTCATCAGCGCTACGTATATCCTTTTCATGCAATTCTCCACCGTATTCGCCACAAAAGCCGACCTCGACCCGCTTTTGGCGGCATGGATTCCCAACTTTGTTTTCGCCGGACTGGCCTTTTATCTCTATTTAAGGGCGCCCAAGTAA
- the tgt gene encoding tRNA guanosine(34) transglycosylase Tgt: MDFNLITTDPSGARAGVITTDHGAIETPIFMPVGTVGSVKAITQEQLRSDINAQIILGNTYHLYLRPGTGVLEKAGGLHKFNGWERPILTDSGGYQVFSLAANRKIKEEGVVFQSHIDGSRHLFTPENVMDIQRSIGADIIMAFDECPPYPSEYKYAKKSMELTHRWLDRCIRRLAETSPMYGHEQTLFPIVQGSTYKDLRRASAEAIASRNCAGNAIGGLSVGEPENEMYEMCGIVTELLPKEKPRYLMGVGTPWNILNNIELGIDMFDCVMPTRNGRNGMLFTWDGVVNIKNKKWAEDFSAIDAKTPCFASQNYTRAYLRHLFVAGEFLALTLASIHNLAFYLDLVKTARQQILAGTYGEWKRKMVPQLQTRL, translated from the coding sequence TTGGATTTCAACCTGATTACCACAGACCCCTCGGGCGCAAGAGCCGGGGTCATCACCACAGACCACGGCGCCATCGAAACGCCGATCTTCATGCCCGTGGGCACCGTCGGCTCCGTGAAGGCCATTACCCAGGAGCAGCTCCGCAGCGATATCAACGCGCAGATCATCCTCGGCAACACCTATCACCTTTATCTCCGCCCCGGCACCGGCGTCCTCGAAAAAGCCGGCGGCCTCCACAAGTTCAACGGTTGGGAGCGCCCCATCCTCACGGATTCCGGCGGCTACCAGGTATTTTCCCTCGCTGCCAACCGCAAGATCAAGGAAGAAGGCGTTGTGTTCCAAAGCCATATCGACGGGTCGCGCCACCTGTTCACCCCCGAAAATGTCATGGACATCCAGCGCAGCATCGGGGCCGATATCATTATGGCCTTCGATGAATGCCCGCCGTACCCCAGCGAATACAAATATGCCAAAAAAAGCATGGAACTGACCCATCGCTGGCTCGACCGGTGCATCCGCCGCCTCGCGGAAACCAGTCCCATGTACGGGCACGAACAAACGCTTTTCCCCATCGTGCAGGGCAGTACGTATAAAGATCTCCGCCGCGCTTCCGCCGAAGCCATCGCGAGCCGGAATTGCGCCGGCAACGCTATCGGGGGCCTCAGCGTGGGTGAGCCTGAAAACGAAATGTACGAGATGTGCGGCATCGTGACGGAGCTCCTCCCCAAAGAGAAACCCCGCTACCTCATGGGCGTCGGCACACCCTGGAACATCCTTAATAATATAGAGCTCGGCATCGATATGTTCGACTGCGTGATGCCCACCCGCAACGGCCGCAACGGCATGTTGTTTACGTGGGACGGCGTTGTGAACATCAAGAATAAGAAATGGGCGGAAGATTTTTCGGCCATCGACGCCAAAACGCCCTGCTTCGCCAGCCAGAACTATACCCGGGCCTACCTGCGCCACCTTTTCGTGGCCGGCGAGTTCCTGGCCCTCACGCTGGCGAGCATCCACAACCTGGCGTTTTATCTCGACCTCGTGAAAACCGCCCGGCAGCAAATCCTGGCCGGCACGTACGGGGAATGGAAGCGGAAGATGGTGCCGCAGTTGCAGACGCGCCTGTAA
- a CDS encoding glycosyltransferase, with amino-acid sequence MSDNLGLIFFYTFAAIAGIQVLYYLIFFSRVAFYRRDFDLDHPPAEDMSVIICAKNEERSLPMNLPTVLQQRYHVHAEPSYEVIVVNDNSEDDSKYYLASIENGYPHYRHIEIKQAAKFIPGKKYPLSIGIKGAKHDTVVLTDADCKPGSIHWLSMMAQGFTDGKEIVLGYGPYYKKPGFLNKVIRYETFFSALQYLSFALSGIPYMGVGRNLAYKKDLFFRHKGFTAHQHIASGDDDLFVNRAATSKNTAVVIDKMAFAYSEPKRKWKHWFGQKTRHMSTGRYYRPAHKFLLGLFSLTHFLFYPALVLALFYTPMLYFTLGILGLRIITQTIISGFALKTLDERDLFWYVWLMDILMFLYYVIFTPALFFAKGKNKWK; translated from the coding sequence ATGTCAGATAATCTGGGCTTGATCTTCTTCTATACTTTCGCCGCGATCGCGGGCATCCAGGTATTGTATTACCTGATTTTCTTTTCCCGCGTAGCGTTTTACCGCCGCGACTTCGACCTCGACCATCCTCCGGCGGAAGACATGTCGGTCATCATCTGCGCCAAAAACGAGGAAAGGAGCCTTCCCATGAACCTCCCCACCGTGCTGCAGCAGCGATACCACGTGCATGCCGAGCCTTCGTACGAAGTGATCGTGGTGAACGACAATTCGGAAGACGATTCCAAATATTACCTCGCTTCCATCGAGAACGGTTATCCACATTACCGCCATATCGAGATCAAGCAGGCCGCCAAATTCATCCCCGGGAAAAAATACCCTCTGTCTATCGGTATCAAAGGCGCGAAGCACGACACCGTGGTATTGACAGACGCCGACTGCAAACCCGGTTCCATCCACTGGCTGTCGATGATGGCGCAGGGATTCACCGACGGCAAGGAGATCGTGCTGGGATACGGCCCCTATTACAAGAAACCCGGCTTCCTGAACAAGGTCATCCGTTACGAGACTTTCTTCAGCGCCCTCCAGTACCTTTCTTTCGCCCTTTCCGGCATCCCGTACATGGGCGTAGGCCGCAACCTGGCGTATAAGAAAGACCTGTTTTTCCGCCACAAAGGCTTCACCGCGCACCAGCACATCGCTTCGGGAGACGACGACCTGTTCGTGAACCGCGCCGCCACCAGCAAGAATACCGCTGTGGTGATCGATAAAATGGCGTTCGCCTATTCCGAGCCGAAACGCAAGTGGAAGCACTGGTTCGGCCAGAAAACCCGGCATATGTCTACGGGCCGTTATTACCGCCCGGCGCACAAATTCCTGCTGGGGCTCTTCTCCCTCACGCATTTCCTCTTCTACCCCGCCCTCGTGCTCGCGCTGTTTTACACGCCCATGCTGTATTTCACGCTCGGCATCCTGGGGCTTCGCATCATCACCCAAACCATCATTTCCGGCTTCGCCCTCAAAACCCTCGACGAGCGCGACCTGTTCTGGTACGTGTGGCTGATGGACATTCTCATGTTCCTATATTATGTTATCTTCACGCCCGCATTGTTCTTCGCGAAAGGAAAGAACAAGTGGAAATAG
- the rsmG gene encoding 16S rRNA (guanine(527)-N(7))-methyltransferase RsmG: MEQILQYFSDFTPRQLEQFEQLGPLYKEWNEKINVISRKDIESLYEKHVLHSLAIAAVADLPAGWQVVDLGTGGGFPGIPLAIFFPEVKFHLVDSIGKKLKVVEAVAEGLGLKNVTVQHTRVEDIKNRKFDLVVSRAVAPLKDLWRWSKPLIKKPAAGGPTGLICLKGGDLAAEISESGVRPKMVPIYKLFPEEFFQEKYVVSVQ; this comes from the coding sequence ATGGAGCAGATTTTACAGTATTTCAGTGATTTTACCCCCCGGCAGCTCGAACAGTTCGAACAGCTGGGGCCTTTATACAAAGAGTGGAACGAGAAGATCAACGTGATCTCCCGGAAAGACATTGAGTCGCTCTACGAAAAGCACGTCCTTCACTCACTGGCCATCGCCGCCGTGGCCGATCTGCCCGCCGGCTGGCAGGTGGTAGACCTGGGCACGGGGGGCGGCTTCCCCGGCATTCCGCTGGCGATCTTCTTCCCCGAAGTGAAGTTCCATCTCGTGGATTCCATTGGTAAAAAACTGAAAGTGGTGGAAGCGGTTGCGGAAGGATTGGGACTGAAAAACGTGACCGTCCAGCACACCCGCGTCGAAGACATCAAGAACCGTAAATTCGACCTGGTGGTTTCCCGCGCGGTAGCGCCCCTGAAAGACCTCTGGCGCTGGAGCAAGCCCCTCATTAAAAAACCCGCGGCAGGCGGCCCCACCGGCCTGATCTGCCTCAAAGGCGGCGACCTGGCGGCCGAGATCAGCGAAAGCGGCGTCCGCCCCAAAATGGTGCCGATTTATAAACTCTTCCCCGAAGAATTTTTCCAGGAAAAATACGTGGTATCGGTCCAATAG
- a CDS encoding cation diffusion facilitator family transporter, translated as MHDHAPSSPLLSGQLNRAFLTGIGLNLLFVTVEAAMGVATGSLALLSDAGHNLSDVASLGLSMVAFRLARIPPTSQYTYGYRKSTILISLLNAVILLVAVGAIGISAIRRLQHPVPLPGGTVAIVAGVGILINAASALLFLKDKDKDLNIKGAYLHLVADALVSLGTLVAGLVMLFTGWSWIDAAVSLLIMIVIVYSTWGLMRDSLRLSLDGVPGGITVEKVQEQARGIPGVVDLHHVHIWAVSTTENALTAHVTIDEALTGEEVERVKRDLKQLLESLNIVHATLETEYSHAGEHAGF; from the coding sequence ATGCACGACCACGCCCCATCTTCCCCACTGCTATCCGGCCAGCTGAACCGGGCCTTCCTCACCGGGATCGGCCTGAACCTCCTGTTCGTGACCGTGGAAGCCGCCATGGGCGTGGCCACAGGTTCACTCGCACTGCTGTCTGACGCCGGGCATAACCTGAGCGACGTGGCCAGCCTGGGCCTGTCGATGGTCGCCTTCCGGCTGGCGCGCATCCCGCCAACCTCACAGTATACGTACGGCTACCGAAAAAGTACCATCCTCATTTCATTATTAAATGCCGTCATTCTCCTGGTGGCTGTGGGCGCTATCGGCATATCGGCTATCCGCCGGCTGCAACATCCGGTGCCGCTGCCGGGGGGAACGGTGGCCATCGTGGCCGGGGTGGGCATCCTCATCAATGCCGCTTCGGCGCTGCTGTTCCTGAAAGATAAAGATAAAGACCTGAATATCAAGGGCGCATACCTCCACCTGGTGGCAGACGCCCTCGTTTCGCTGGGCACCCTGGTGGCGGGGCTCGTTATGCTGTTTACCGGCTGGTCCTGGATAGACGCCGCCGTGAGCCTGCTCATCATGATCGTGATCGTGTACAGCACCTGGGGGCTGATGCGGGATAGCCTGCGCCTGTCGCTCGACGGCGTTCCGGGTGGTATTACGGTGGAAAAAGTGCAGGAACAGGCGCGCGGGATTCCCGGGGTGGTAGACCTGCATCACGTCCACATCTGGGCGGTAAGTACCACGGAAAACGCCCTGACGGCGCACGTAACGATCGATGAGGCGCTGACGGGGGAGGAGGTGGAACGGGTGAAGCGCGACCTCAAGCAACTGCTCGAATCGCTCAACATCGTTCACGCCACACTGGAAACGGAATACAGCCATGCCGGCGAGCACGCCGGGTTCTGA
- a CDS encoding RNA polymerase sigma factor, protein MALEQNERIQRTVEKERQRLLQFIRKRVDDSADAEDILQDVLYQFTQYLRGGSPIESLTGWLFAVARNRITDWFRKKKEDRFSDHALEGADGDGPLYLSDILAAADSRTDEPMLRKFMSEAITEAIDELPEDQRFVFLQHEVEGKPFKQIAEMTGVPVNTLLSRKRYAVLYLRERLAQLYNELKNA, encoded by the coding sequence ATGGCCCTGGAACAAAACGAGCGCATACAGCGAACGGTGGAAAAAGAACGCCAACGGCTCCTGCAATTCATCCGGAAACGGGTGGACGACAGCGCCGATGCGGAAGATATTCTGCAAGACGTGCTGTACCAGTTCACCCAGTACCTCCGCGGAGGCTCGCCGATCGAATCCCTCACCGGATGGCTCTTCGCCGTGGCCCGGAACCGCATAACAGATTGGTTCAGAAAGAAGAAGGAAGACCGTTTCTCCGACCACGCACTCGAGGGCGCGGATGGCGACGGCCCCCTCTACCTGTCAGACATCCTCGCCGCGGCGGATTCCCGGACAGACGAGCCCATGCTCCGCAAGTTCATGTCGGAAGCCATCACGGAAGCGATCGACGAACTACCGGAAGATCAACGGTTTGTATTCCTTCAGCACGAAGTCGAAGGCAAACCTTTTAAACAAATCGCGGAAATGACCGGCGTGCCCGTCAACACGCTGCTCTCCCGCAAAAGATACGCCGTGCTTTACCTCCGGGAAAGGCTGGCACAATTGTATAACGAATTGAAAAACGCATAA
- a CDS encoding DinB family protein, with amino-acid sequence MQKPEIQQLLDKSFSDFTTFIGSLSDHRFIVSPEGKWSAGQQLDHLIRSAKPVNKALSMPRFFLRWFGKPAKASRSFEEIRDVYRDRLQHGAVSTRPYIPPVTEIGQRETLLKQFDQQKSKMIGLVGNWDEPELDRYQLPHPLLGKLTTREVLYFTIYHNYHHLHTLQLREKPEQPWPTQLERVIF; translated from the coding sequence ATGCAAAAACCAGAGATTCAGCAACTTTTAGATAAAAGCTTTTCAGATTTTACCACCTTTATCGGCTCCCTGTCCGACCATCGGTTTATTGTTTCCCCGGAAGGGAAATGGTCGGCCGGCCAGCAGCTCGACCATCTGATCCGCAGCGCCAAACCCGTCAATAAAGCCCTGTCCATGCCCAGGTTCTTCCTCCGCTGGTTCGGCAAACCCGCCAAAGCATCGCGCAGTTTTGAAGAAATCCGCGACGTGTACCGCGACCGGTTGCAGCATGGCGCCGTGTCTACCCGGCCGTACATCCCGCCCGTAACGGAAATCGGGCAGCGCGAAACGCTCCTCAAACAGTTCGACCAGCAGAAATCGAAAATGATCGGCCTGGTAGGCAATTGGGACGAGCCCGAGCTCGACCGCTACCAGCTTCCCCATCCCCTGCTGGGAAAATTAACGACCCGTGAAGTGCTCTATTTCACCATTTACCACAATTATCACCACCTCCACACCCTCCAGTTGCGCGAAAAACCCGAGCAACCCTGGCCAACCCAGCTCGAACGCGTGATTTTCTAA
- a CDS encoding RNA polymerase sigma-70 factor — translation MDSNGKKYLATNFQSVFHTWYGKLHRYAYTLLKDPDEASDAVQAVFSRLWEKMEELKDLEDIGPYLYRSVHNHCLNRIRKEGNGKKYADWLARHDAGTTGDAGAKLAVAELSARIGEALDALPPQCRLIFTLSREQGKKYAEIAETLSLSVKTVETQMSKALRILREKLADYIALGGAAYLYIDKLLS, via the coding sequence TTGGACAGCAACGGAAAAAAATACCTGGCTACTAACTTTCAGTCCGTTTTTCATACCTGGTATGGAAAACTGCATCGTTATGCATATACTTTGCTGAAAGACCCCGACGAAGCCAGCGACGCCGTGCAGGCCGTGTTTTCGCGGTTATGGGAAAAGATGGAGGAACTGAAAGACCTGGAAGATATCGGCCCGTACCTCTACCGCTCCGTCCACAACCATTGCCTCAACCGCATCCGGAAGGAAGGGAACGGCAAAAAGTATGCGGATTGGCTGGCGCGCCACGATGCCGGCACCACGGGAGACGCGGGCGCCAAACTGGCCGTAGCGGAACTGAGCGCCCGGATCGGCGAAGCCCTCGACGCATTGCCCCCGCAATGCCGCCTGATCTTCACCCTCAGCCGGGAACAGGGCAAGAAATACGCGGAAATCGCCGAAACATTATCGCTTTCCGTTAAAACCGTGGAAACGCAAATGAGCAAAGCGCTGCGCATCCTGCGGGAAAAACTCGCGGATTATATCGCTTTGGGCGGCGCAGCGTACTTATATATCGATAAATTGCTATCTTAA
- a CDS encoding FecR family protein: MSTQPHITVTDELLVRFLAGEAGPEEAMAVGRWLETPANAAAFEKLQQAWDSSGPGRPYTAPDVPAAWEQWQQAQQPSPVRRLWPRWAAAAAVVLLAGGAWFLLRKFSSGNNPVATFESGRQPQSFTLPDGSLATLQPGAKAVFVDGRHVELSGSAEFEAKTDPENPFSVHAGPLMIKVVGTVFDVQQYADSITVSVSEGAVLAIGESDSMLLKAGMKGNYLLREARFSGTPVPAAGLKPSKTVFEFNDTPLGEAVQRLTDAYGIPVVLDNPALANCRINTTFTDKPLDYVLTVITESLRLEYRKANDTVYIYGNACE, encoded by the coding sequence TTGAGCACACAACCACATATCACTGTCACCGACGAGCTGCTCGTAAGATTCCTGGCCGGAGAGGCGGGTCCTGAAGAGGCGATGGCCGTAGGCCGCTGGCTGGAAACGCCCGCCAACGCCGCTGCTTTCGAAAAGCTGCAGCAGGCCTGGGATTCCTCCGGCCCGGGGCGCCCTTATACCGCGCCAGACGTACCGGCCGCGTGGGAGCAATGGCAACAGGCGCAGCAACCCTCCCCTGTCCGCCGGCTCTGGCCGCGATGGGCGGCGGCAGCAGCAGTGGTTTTGCTGGCCGGTGGCGCGTGGTTCCTCCTGCGCAAATTTTCGTCCGGGAACAACCCCGTAGCCACTTTCGAGTCCGGCAGGCAACCACAATCCTTCACCCTGCCCGACGGATCGCTGGCCACGCTGCAACCCGGCGCCAAAGCGGTTTTCGTGGACGGGCGGCATGTGGAGCTGAGCGGCAGCGCGGAATTTGAAGCCAAAACAGATCCCGAAAACCCTTTCAGCGTGCATGCGGGCCCGTTGATGATCAAAGTCGTAGGCACCGTGTTCGATGTGCAGCAATATGCCGACAGCATCACGGTTTCTGTGAGCGAAGGCGCTGTACTGGCGATCGGGGAATCGGATTCGATGTTGCTCAAAGCGGGCATGAAAGGGAATTACCTGCTGCGCGAAGCGCGATTCTCCGGCACACCCGTTCCCGCAGCCGGACTGAAACCTTCCAAAACGGTGTTCGAATTCAACGACACGCCGCTCGGCGAAGCCGTGCAACGGTTGACGGACGCTTACGGCATCCCCGTTGTGCTCGACAATCCTGCATTGGCCAACTGCCGCATCAACACCACTTTTACCGACAAACCGCTGGATTATGTGCTGACCGTGATCACGGAATCCCTGCGGCTGGAATACCGCAAAGCGAACGACACGGTTTACATTTATGGAAATGCATGTGAATAG
- a CDS encoding radical SAM/SPASM domain-containing protein, which translates to MYISLRQQFKKWFYHAPVLWPFIETLQGLAYVADYFYYYRMPGHKNRLSVREINIEFASQCNLRCSFCSLDHFKPKQAISAETLDLFFSQMMADSRFRKVEVINLHNGGEILLHPKRLEMLAVIGKYKQQARALRLPFPEIRMLTNGMLLREKLAEEILQLGVVDVIGLSFDGGTPEAFETMRKNAIWPVFFQNVKNLQAVNARLGKPARLYGITCIPAGNPLNTKWMHPQFRELYDGLDWFELRRLHNWAGEISTVSAREKRHKIGCSMLMKQMVLLPNGDITVCCSDLNSKGVVGNLQQQDLVSILHSENRKRYLNLLLRRRKSQLDLCRDCETF; encoded by the coding sequence ATGTACATCTCGCTTCGTCAGCAATTCAAAAAATGGTTCTACCACGCGCCCGTGCTGTGGCCCTTCATCGAAACCCTCCAGGGCCTCGCCTACGTGGCAGACTATTTCTATTACTACCGCATGCCCGGCCATAAAAACCGCCTCAGCGTGCGGGAAATCAATATCGAGTTCGCCAGCCAGTGCAACTTGCGCTGCTCCTTCTGTTCGCTCGATCACTTCAAGCCCAAACAGGCCATCAGCGCCGAAACGCTCGATCTGTTCTTTTCCCAGATGATGGCCGATAGCCGGTTCCGGAAAGTGGAAGTCATCAATCTCCACAACGGCGGCGAAATCCTCCTTCATCCCAAACGACTGGAAATGCTGGCGGTCATCGGCAAATACAAACAGCAGGCCCGCGCCCTCCGCCTCCCATTCCCCGAAATCCGCATGCTCACCAACGGCATGCTCCTGCGCGAAAAACTGGCGGAAGAAATCCTGCAACTCGGTGTGGTAGACGTGATCGGCCTCAGCTTCGACGGCGGAACGCCGGAAGCCTTCGAAACCATGCGCAAAAACGCCATCTGGCCCGTCTTCTTCCAAAACGTGAAAAACCTCCAGGCCGTCAACGCCCGCCTCGGCAAACCGGCCCGCCTGTACGGCATCACCTGCATCCCCGCCGGAAATCCACTCAATACCAAATGGATGCACCCCCAATTCCGGGAACTGTACGACGGGCTCGACTGGTTCGAACTGCGCCGCCTCCACAACTGGGCCGGTGAAATTTCGACGGTTTCCGCGCGGGAGAAACGCCACAAGATCGGTTGCAGCATGCTCATGAAACAAATGGTGCTCCTTCCCAACGGCGATATCACCGTCTGCTGCAGCGATCTCAACAGCAAAGGTGTGGTGGGCAACCTCCAGCAGCAAGACCTCGTTTCCATCCTCCACTCCGAAAACCGCAAACGCTACCTCAACCTCCTGCTGCGCCGCCGCAAATCGCAGCTGGACCTTTGCCGCGACTGCGAAACCTTTTAA